The following proteins come from a genomic window of Astatotilapia calliptera chromosome 11, fAstCal1.2, whole genome shotgun sequence:
- the cd4-1 gene encoding CD4-1 molecule isoform X2: protein MKNFIQSLLLLIAVIVSTTGAQKEIYAKEGQDITLEPTSYPANSYVYWYFEKQDGHQLAWLNPLGGKGFSNDEKWKNRLSLTGASLVINALQEDLFGTFVCKISAAGQRDSITVFKVIQVNVIEKSASPLLSGDYLSLTCSLGSVPQNTPEIYWLSPQGNREGNKGIVYIQARSEHNGQWDCVVKKNTNEKKFPVSVTVVDLAPVPSHQYTSTDSPLTIPCSLISPVTWEQVKKKEIEEVQWHFAPKLSSGTLSDNPEQLFSLDLEKLTWKKGKDKGLSPVYNIKNGNLSLTKSKATVEDRGRYTCSMKFKDGRTLETTVDVVVLEIIAHPKAELIYGQQVNLSCSTGDQLPNDMKLNWTSPKTSSYISYPTHITVPEVGKEDNGKWGCELWQGGNKLTSDEILLKIEPRLSVWMLVIICSAAVILLLLLVLAFIHYRRRKKTRLLRHQLCQCKNPKPKGFYRT, encoded by the exons ATGAAGAACTTCATTCAGTCCCTTCTCCTTCTTATCGCTGTGATTGTGTCAACTACCG GTGCTCAGAAAGAGATTTATGCTAAGGAGGGACAGGATATTACCTTGGAGCCAACATCCTATCCAGCAAACTCTTATGTGTACTGGTATTTTGAAAAACAGGATGGTCATCAACTTGCCTGGCTTAACCCCTTAGGCGGAAAGGGATTCAGTAATG ATGAGAAGTGGAAAAACAGGTTGTCCTTAACTGGTGCCTCGCTGGTCATAAACGCTTTGCAGGAAGACCTCTTTGGGACTTTTGTCTGTAAAATCAGCGCAGCCGGTCAGCGTGACTCGATCACTGTATTTAAAGTCATTCAAGTCAATG TGATTGAGAAATCAGCCTCTCCTCTGTTGTCTGGCGATTATCTGAGTCTGACCTGCAGTCTGGGAAGTGTTCCTCAAAACACACCTGAGATTTACTGGCTCAGTccccagggaaacagagaagGAAACAAAGGAATAGTCTACATTCAAGCCAGAAGTGAACACAACGGCCAGTGGGACTGCGTAGTGAAAAAAAATACCAATGAAAAGAAGTTCCCAGTTTCTGTTACAGTTGTGG ACCTCGCCCCTGTGCCTTCACATCAGTATACATCCACAGACTCGCCTCTCACCATCCCTTGTTCTTTAATTTCTCCTGTTACCTGggaacaagtgaaaaaaaaggagattgAGGAAGTTCAGTGGCACTTTGCTCCTAAACTCTCCTCAGGCACCCTTTCTGACAATCCAGAGCAGCTCTTCTCCCTCGATCTGGAAAAACTTACCTGGAAGAAGGGTAAAGACAAAGGACTGTCTCCTGTATATAACATTAAAAACGGAAATCTGTCTTTGACCAAATCAAAGGCAACAGTAGAAGACAGAGGGCGCTACACGTGCTCAATGAAATTTAAAGATGGCAGGACCCTGGAGACCACAGTAGACGTAGTGGTGTTGGAAA TCATCGCCCACCCAAAAGCAGAGCTAATCTACGGTCAGCAGGTCAATCTGTCCTGCAGCACTGGTGACCAGCTGCCCAATGATATGAAGTTAAATTGGACTTCACCTAAAACGTCATCTTACATCTCTTACCCCACCCATATTACTGTCCCGGAAGTGGGCAAAGAAGATAACGGAAAGTGGGGGTGTGAGCTGTGGCAGGGCGGCAACAAGCTGACGTCAGATGAGATACTGCTTAAGATCG AACCCAGACTGAGTGTGTGGATGCTGGTGATCATTTGCAGCGCAGCAGtcatccttctcctcctcctcgtgcTCGCTTTCATCCACTACCGACGCAGAAAA AAAACGAGACTCCTCAGGCATCAACTCTGCCAGTGCAAAAA ccccAAACCAAAAGGATTTTACAGAACATGA
- the cd4-1 gene encoding CD4-1 molecule isoform X1, translating into MKNFIQSLLLLIAVIVSTTGAQKEIYAKEGQDITLEPTSYPANSYVYWYFEKQDGHQLAWLNPLGGKGFSNDEKWKNRLSLTGASLVINALQEDLFGTFVCKISAAGQRDSITVFKVIQVNVIEKSASPLLSGDYLSLTCSLGSVPQNTPEIYWLSPQGNREGNKGIVYIQARSEHNGQWDCVVKKNTNEKKFPVSVTVVDLAPVPSHQYTSTDSPLTIPCSLISPVTWEQVKKKEIEEVQWHFAPKLSSGTLSDNPEQLFSLDLEKLTWKKGKDKGLSPVYNIKNGNLSLTKSKATVEDRGRYTCSMKFKDGRTLETTVDVVVLEIIAHPKAELIYGQQVNLSCSTGDQLPNDMKLNWTSPKTSSYISYPTHITVPEVGKEDNGKWGCELWQGGNKLTSDEILLKIEPRLSVWMLVIICSAAVILLLLLVLAFIHYRRRKQKTRLLRHQLCQCKNPKPKGFYRT; encoded by the exons ATGAAGAACTTCATTCAGTCCCTTCTCCTTCTTATCGCTGTGATTGTGTCAACTACCG GTGCTCAGAAAGAGATTTATGCTAAGGAGGGACAGGATATTACCTTGGAGCCAACATCCTATCCAGCAAACTCTTATGTGTACTGGTATTTTGAAAAACAGGATGGTCATCAACTTGCCTGGCTTAACCCCTTAGGCGGAAAGGGATTCAGTAATG ATGAGAAGTGGAAAAACAGGTTGTCCTTAACTGGTGCCTCGCTGGTCATAAACGCTTTGCAGGAAGACCTCTTTGGGACTTTTGTCTGTAAAATCAGCGCAGCCGGTCAGCGTGACTCGATCACTGTATTTAAAGTCATTCAAGTCAATG TGATTGAGAAATCAGCCTCTCCTCTGTTGTCTGGCGATTATCTGAGTCTGACCTGCAGTCTGGGAAGTGTTCCTCAAAACACACCTGAGATTTACTGGCTCAGTccccagggaaacagagaagGAAACAAAGGAATAGTCTACATTCAAGCCAGAAGTGAACACAACGGCCAGTGGGACTGCGTAGTGAAAAAAAATACCAATGAAAAGAAGTTCCCAGTTTCTGTTACAGTTGTGG ACCTCGCCCCTGTGCCTTCACATCAGTATACATCCACAGACTCGCCTCTCACCATCCCTTGTTCTTTAATTTCTCCTGTTACCTGggaacaagtgaaaaaaaaggagattgAGGAAGTTCAGTGGCACTTTGCTCCTAAACTCTCCTCAGGCACCCTTTCTGACAATCCAGAGCAGCTCTTCTCCCTCGATCTGGAAAAACTTACCTGGAAGAAGGGTAAAGACAAAGGACTGTCTCCTGTATATAACATTAAAAACGGAAATCTGTCTTTGACCAAATCAAAGGCAACAGTAGAAGACAGAGGGCGCTACACGTGCTCAATGAAATTTAAAGATGGCAGGACCCTGGAGACCACAGTAGACGTAGTGGTGTTGGAAA TCATCGCCCACCCAAAAGCAGAGCTAATCTACGGTCAGCAGGTCAATCTGTCCTGCAGCACTGGTGACCAGCTGCCCAATGATATGAAGTTAAATTGGACTTCACCTAAAACGTCATCTTACATCTCTTACCCCACCCATATTACTGTCCCGGAAGTGGGCAAAGAAGATAACGGAAAGTGGGGGTGTGAGCTGTGGCAGGGCGGCAACAAGCTGACGTCAGATGAGATACTGCTTAAGATCG AACCCAGACTGAGTGTGTGGATGCTGGTGATCATTTGCAGCGCAGCAGtcatccttctcctcctcctcgtgcTCGCTTTCATCCACTACCGACGCAGAAAA CAGAAAACGAGACTCCTCAGGCATCAACTCTGCCAGTGCAAAAA ccccAAACCAAAAGGATTTTACAGAACATGA